The genomic window GGTATTTCTGGGTGCGTTCCTCGCAGCGGCGTGGAAGGGCGAGTTGAAGTTTCAGGGCTTCGACGGCGAAGGCAGCATGCGCCGGGCGATGGTCGGCGCGGTGATGATGGGCTTTGGCGGGATGCTGGCCGGGGGCTGCTCGATCGGGGCAGGGGTATCGGGCGGGTCGATCTTTGTCGCCACCGCCTGGCTTGCGCTGCTGTGCATGTGGATCGGGGCGGTTCTGACCGATCTGGCGGGGCAGGGTGGCCGCCCCGGCGCGATGCTTGGCCGTGTCTCGGGGAGCGCCTCAAACCTCGTTCACGAACCTGTAGGCGCCATCCGCGCGTTCGGCATGGCCGATGCCGCCGCCGGGCAGGTGAAAGCCGATCAGGCGCATTCCGTGCGACGCGATCTGATCCAGCAGGCCGACCCGCGTTGCGGCGGCCAGCGCGCTGTCCTGATCCGAACCCGAGGCCCAGTCTGGCCGTGAACCGCCCCGGGTTTACCGGAGGGTGGTTTGTTCAATGACTACGCGACCATATCGAGTGAGTTCAGGTTTGCATAGAACGCCTCCTCTGCTTCTGCGGGTGGGATGTATCCGATTGGGCCAAGCAGGCGGCGGTTGTTATACCAATCGATCCATTTCAGCGTTTCCCATTCGACCTCGCGCATTGATTTCCAGGGGCCGATCTGGTTGATGACCTCTGTCTTGAACAGGCCGATGACGCATTCAGCCAAGGCGTTGTCATAGGCATCGCCAACTGTTCCAACGGAAAGGTCGATCTCGGCCTTGGCCAGGCGTTCGGTGTATTTGATCGACAGGTATTGTGATCCGCGGTCCGAATGGTGGACCAAGCTCTTGTTATCCGGCGTCTTTCTTTGCCAGATCGCTTGCTCCAGCGCGTCGAGCACAAACTGGGTCTTCATCGATGTCGAGACGCGCCAACCGACAATACGACGTGCAAAGACGTCGATGACGAAGGCCACGTAGACGGTGCCGGACCATGTGGGCACATAGGTGAAATCTGAAACCCACAGCTTGTTCGGCCGATCCGCCATGAACAGCCGGTTCACCTTGTCGTCCGGGCAAGGCAGAGACGTGTCAGGATTGGTCGTGATGACCTTCTTGCCACGGACCACGCCCCTGATGCCCAGATGGCGCATCAATCGTTCCACGGTGCAGCGGGCGGCGTCTTCACCCTGCCGTCGCAAAACATGCCAGATCTTCCGCGCGCCATAGAGCTTGCGGTTGGCATCCCAGGCCGCGTCGATCTTGAGGCTCAGGGCGGCATCCGATTTGGCCCGGGCCGAGGCCCGGTCAGGATCACGCATGATCGCCCGCCGGTCATAAAAGGTGGAAGGGGCAAACTGCAGTGCCCTGCAGATCGGCTCGACCCCGAATGCCTCTCGGCTTTCCTCAATGAAAGCAGTCATTTGCGAAACGGGCGGTCGAGCTCCGCCTGGGCAAAATACGCTGAAGCTTTGCGCAGAATCTCGTTCGCTTGCCGCAGTTCCCGGTTCTCGCGCTCAAGCTCTTTGATCCGCGCGATCTCAGCGCTGGTAGGTCCCGGCCGTTCGCCACCATCGCGCTGGACCTGTCGCATCCAGACGCGAAGGCTGTCCGTCGAACAGCCCAATTTACCTGCAATCGCCGTCAGCGCCGCAGCCTCGCTCTGATAATCATCGCGGTGTTCCATCGCCAGCCGCACCGCACGCTCGCGGAACTCAGGTGAATACGGCTTCGAGGTCTTCTTCTTTGAGGTCTGTTCCATAACGGGCAATTCTCCGAGAGTTTTGCCCTCCGGTAAACCCGGGGCGGTTCACCGCTCGAACGCCACATGGTGGTTGCCCAGCGCATCGCCGACCACCATCGCAGCGTCGGACCCCGCGCCAAGCTGAAAGGCCATGTGCCCCGGCGTATGGCCGGGGGTCAGGCGGGCCGCGACACCGGGCAGGATTTCCTGCCCGTCGCCGACGAAGGTCACCCGGTCGGCGATGACCGCAAGGCGCCGGGCCGCACCCACGGCAAAGGTGGTTCGGGCCGCGCCGATGGTCGCCACGGTGTTCGGGTCGGTCCAGTAGTCGTACTCTGCCTGCCCGATCAGGAAGGCCGCGTTGGGGAACAGCGGGTCGTCGAATTCGTCGAGCAGCCCCCAGAGGTGGTCGGGGTGGGCGCGGGTGAAGACGACATGGGTGATGTCATCCGCCGTGACCCCCAGCAGGTCCATCGCCTCGGCCAGCTTGCCAGCCGATGGCTGGAAATCGGGGCCGGCGCCCACGTCGAACAGCACGGTGCTGCTGCCGTCGCGCAGCAGGGTGACGTTGCAGGGCGGCTCCAGCCGGTCGGTCGGCAGGCCGTGTTTCGCCATGATCGCCGCCATTTCCGCGGGTGGCATTCCGCCGAGGATGAAATCGCCCGGCAGCACAAGGTGGCCATCGGACAGGGTGTCGATCTGCATCGTGCCCAGCGTCAGGGTCGATCCGGCCCAGAGGCGGCGCGGCAGAAGCGGGGCAAGGCCGGTGGCCAGCGCGGCTTGCAGCAGGTGGCGGCGGGTCAGGGTCATGGCAGTCTCCTTCGGCAGGGTTCGGGCGGGCGCTGTCGCGCCCGCCGCCGGTGGTCAGCCGAAGATGTCGGCGGTGATGCCTGCGTACCAGCCGAGGCTTTCCTCGTAAGTCGCCTTGCGCAGGGCGGCATCCTCGCCCGTCGCGCTGATGAAGCTTTCGACGCTCGCGATCTTTTCCGGCGTCGGCTCGTAGCTGGCGCCGACCTTGACCCCGTCATCGGTCGCGATCAGCGACCAGCAGGTGTTGGAGTATTTCGCCGGGAACACCTTCGATCCGGTCAACTCGCCCCTTATCGCCATTGCCGCCACCTTGGCCTGGCTGTTGGCCGAGAAGCCCGATTTCGGCATGTCGCCCTGCGCCGAGGCATCGCCCAGCACCCAGACCGCCGGATCTGCGCGCGACACCATGCTGGCCGGATCGACCGGTGCCCAGCCCGAGTCGTCGGTGACGCCCGCAAGCGCCGCGATCTTGCCCGCCACCTGGCCGGGGATCACGTTGCAGACATCGACCTTTTCGGCCTCGCCGTCGATCAGCACTTCCATGCTGTCGGGGCGAACCTCGACGGCATTGCCGCCCATGTCGGGGCCGACCCATTCCACCATGCCGGAATAGTGCTTGCCCCAGCCTTCCTCGAACAGCGCCTGTTTGGAGTATTTGTCCTTCGGGTCCAGCACGAGGATCTTGGCGGTCGGGTTCCGCTCTTTCAGCACATGCGCCACCATCGACACCCGCTCGTAGGGGCCGGGCGGGCAGCGGAAGGGGTTGGGCGGGGCCACCATGCAGAAGGTGCCGCCCTGCGGCATCGCCTCGATCTGGGCGCGCAAGAGCTGGGTCTGGGGGCCGGCCTTGTAGGCGTGCGGCATGATTTCCGCAACGTCGAGCGACCAGCCCGGCACGCTGTCGTCCTTGAAGTCGATCCCGGGCGAGAGCACCAGCCTGTCATAGGGAAGCACCTGCCCGCCCGCCAGCGTGACGGTCTTCGCCGCCCGGTCCACGCCCGCCGCCATGTCATGCACCACGGTGATGCCCTCGGCACCAAGCTTGGTGTAGCCGTGCTGCAGGCTTTCAAAGGTGCGGAAGCCGCCGAGGTATAGGTTGGAAAAGAAGCAGGTGGTGTAGGTGGTGTTCGGCTCGATCAGCGTCACATCCAGCGCGCCCTGCGAATCCTTCGCCAGATAGCGCGCGACGGTCGCCCCGCCCGCGCCGCCGCCGATCACCACGACGCGGGGTTTGGTCTGCCCCCAGAGCATCGGGGCCGACAGGGAAGCGGTGGCGGCTGCGGCCGAGCCGAGGAAAAGGCGTCTGTTCAGATGCATGGTGGGTCTCCTCCCTTGGGTGTGTTGGTCCGGTTCCTTTGCGGCTTCCGGTGTGGTCTGCGCGTTTGCTGTCATGCCGCCTATTGCCCCTGCGTGGTGAAGTAGGCGGCCAGGGCGGCGATTTCCTCGTTCGACAGCCGCCCCGCCATCATCTGCATCACCGGATGCGGGCGCAGCTTCTGCTTGTAGGCGTGTAGCGCCACCACGAAATCCTCCGGCGGCCAGCCGGTGATCGAGGGGATGCCCTGATCGCTGCCGTCCGCCTGATGGCAGGTGGCACATTCCGATGAAAGGTAGGCGCCATATTCGGCGTCGCCCTCCAGCGCCAGGATCGCGGGGTCGAGGCCCGGGGTCGTCTTGCGGGCGGTGGGTTCGGCCTCGGGAATGTCGCGCGGGCGGTCGGAGTAGTCGCGCAGGTAGGCCAGCAGGTCGGCGCGGCCGGTGTCATCCGCCAAGCCGGGGTAGTTCATCCGCGTGCCTGAAACCAGCGCCTTGGGATTGGCAAGATAGGGGTCGAGCGTCTCCAGCGTCCAGGTCAGGCCGTCGTTGCCCATCCGGGTCATGGCCTTGGAATACTTGAAGCTTTCGGCCGTGCCCGCCCGTCGCCCGAAGATGCCGTTGAGCTGCGGGCCGACCCGGTTGATCGCGCCTGCGCCGATCTGGTGGCAGGCGGTGCACTGGCGTTCGAACAGGTGCGCACCGCGTTGGGCGTCGCCGATAAGCTCGGCTGCCGCCGGTTGCGCAAGGCATCCGGCGGCAAGGGCAAGGGCGCGCAAGAAGCGGCCTGTCGGCATTTCAGCCCCCGAAGGTTGACAGATAGGCGATCACCGCCGCCCGGTCCTCGGGCTTTTTAAGCCCGACGAAGGACATCTTGTTCTTGGGAACAAAGCCCTTGGGGTCCAGCAGGTAGGCGTCGATGCTGGCGGCATCCCAGACCAGACCATCGGCCGCTGCCTTGGTCATCGCGGGCGAATACTTGAAGCCCTCGACCGTGGCCGCGCTGCGCCCGACGATGCCGTTCATCATCGGCCCGGTGCTGTTCTTGGCCTTGTCGCCGACCTTGTGGCAGGCGGCGCATTTCTTGAACAC from Paracoccaceae bacterium Fryx2 includes these protein-coding regions:
- a CDS encoding MBL fold metallo-hydrolase; amino-acid sequence: MTLTRRHLLQAALATGLAPLLPRRLWAGSTLTLGTMQIDTLSDGHLVLPGDFILGGMPPAEMAAIMAKHGLPTDRLEPPCNVTLLRDGSSTVLFDVGAGPDFQPSAGKLAEAMDLLGVTADDITHVVFTRAHPDHLWGLLDEFDDPLFPNAAFLIGQAEYDYWTDPNTVATIGAARTTFAVGAARRLAVIADRVTFVGDGQEILPGVAARLTPGHTPGHMAFQLGAGSDAAMVVGDALGNHHVAFER
- a CDS encoding NAD(P)/FAD-dependent oxidoreductase; amino-acid sequence: MHLNRRLFLGSAAAATASLSAPMLWGQTKPRVVVIGGGAGGATVARYLAKDSQGALDVTLIEPNTTYTTCFFSNLYLGGFRTFESLQHGYTKLGAEGITVVHDMAAGVDRAAKTVTLAGGQVLPYDRLVLSPGIDFKDDSVPGWSLDVAEIMPHAYKAGPQTQLLRAQIEAMPQGGTFCMVAPPNPFRCPPGPYERVSMVAHVLKERNPTAKILVLDPKDKYSKQALFEEGWGKHYSGMVEWVGPDMGGNAVEVRPDSMEVLIDGEAEKVDVCNVIPGQVAGKIAALAGVTDDSGWAPVDPASMVSRADPAVWVLGDASAQGDMPKSGFSANSQAKVAAMAIRGELTGSKVFPAKYSNTCWSLIATDDGVKVGASYEPTPEKIASVESFISATGEDAALRKATYEESLGWYAGITADIFG
- a CDS encoding c-type cytochrome — protein: MPTGRFLRALALAAGCLAQPAAAELIGDAQRGAHLFERQCTACHQIGAGAINRVGPQLNGIFGRRAGTAESFKYSKAMTRMGNDGLTWTLETLDPYLANPKALVSGTRMNYPGLADDTGRADLLAYLRDYSDRPRDIPEAEPTARKTTPGLDPAILALEGDAEYGAYLSSECATCHQADGSDQGIPSITGWPPEDFVVALHAYKQKLRPHPVMQMMAGRLSNEEIAALAAYFTTQGQ
- a CDS encoding IS3 family transposase (programmed frameshift); amino-acid sequence: MEQTSKKKTSKPYSPEFRERAVRLAMEHRDDYQSEAAALTAIAGKLGCSTDSLRVWMRQVQRDGGERPGPTSAEIARIKELERENRELRQANEILRKASAYFCPGGARPPVSQMTAFIEESREAFGVEPICRALQFAPSTFYDRRAIMRDPDRASARAKSDAALSLKIDAAWDANRKLYGARKIWHVLRRQGEDAARCTVERLMRHLGIRGVVRGKKVITTNPDTSLPCPDDKVNRLFMADRPNKLWVSDFTYVPTWSGTVYVAFVIDVFARRIVGWRVSTSMKTQFVLDALEQAIWQRKTPDNKSLVHHSDRGSQYLSIKYTERLAKAEIDLSVGTVGDAYDNALAECVIGLFKTEVINQIGPWKSMREVEWETLKWIDWYNNRRLLGPIGYIPPAEAEEAFYANLNSLDMVA